The following coding sequences lie in one Nycticebus coucang isolate mNycCou1 chromosome 20, mNycCou1.pri, whole genome shotgun sequence genomic window:
- the SEPHS1 gene encoding selenide, water dikinase 1 isoform X1 gives MSTRESFNPESYELDKSFRLTRFTELKGTGCKVPQDVLQKLLEPLQENHFQEDEQFLGAVMPRLGIGMDTCVIPLRHGGLSLVQTTDYIYPIVDDPYMMGRIACANVLSDLYAMGVTECDNMLMLLGVSNKMTDRERDKVMPLIIQGFKDAAEEAGTSVTGGQTVLNPWIVLGGVATTVCQPNEFIMPDNAVPGDVLVLTKPLGTQVAVAVHQWLDIPEKWNKIKLVVTQEDVELAYQEAMMNMARLNRTAAGLMHTFNAHAATDITGFGILGHAQNLAKQQRNEVSFVIHNLPVLAKMAAVSKACGNMFGLMHGTCPETSGGLLICLPREQAARFCAEIKSPKYGEGHQAWIIGIVEKGNRTARIIDKPRIIEVAPQVATQNVNPTPGATS, from the exons ATGTCTACTCGGGAGTCCTTTAACCCGGAGAGTTACGAGTTGGACAAGAGCTTCCGGCTAACCAGATTCACCGAGCTGAAGGGCACAGGCTGCAAGGTGCCCCAGGATGTCCTGCAGAAATTGCTGGAACCCTTGCAAGAGAACCACTTCCAAGAAGATGAGCAGTTTCTGGGAGCCGTTATGCCAAGGCTTG GCATTGGAATGGATACTTGCGTCATTCCTCTGAGGCACGGTGGTCTTTCCTTGGTGCAAACCACAGATTACATTTATCCTATCGTAGACGACCCCTACATGATG GGCAGAATAGCATGTGCCAACGTCCTCAGCGACCTCTATGCAATGGGGGTCACAGAATGTGACAATATGCTGATGCTCCTTGGAGTCAGTAACAAAATGACCGACAGG GAAAGGGATAAAGTGATGCCCCTGATTATACAGGGTTTTAAAGATGCAGCAGAGGAAGCAGGAACATCTGTAACAGGCGGCCAAACAGTGCTAAACCCCTGGATTGTCTTGGGAGGAGTCGCAACTACTGTCTGCCAGCCAAATGAGTTTATCAT GCCAGATAATGCAGTGCCCGGGGATGTGCTGGTGCTGACGAAACCCCTGGGGACACAGGTCGCCGTGGCCGTGCACCAGTGGCTGGATATT ccagaaaaatggaataaaattaaactaGTGGTCACCCAAGAAGATGTCGAGTTGGCATACCAAGAAGCGATGATGAACATGGCGAGACTCAACAGGACAG CTGCAGGACTCATGCACACGTTCAATGCCCATGCAGCCACCGACATCACCGGCTTTGGGATTCTGGGCCACGCACAGAACCTGGCCAAGCAGCAGAGGAATGAGGTGTCCTTTGTGATCCACAACCTTCCCGTGCTGGCCAAGATGGCTGCGGTGAGCAAGGCCTGTGGGAACATGTTTGGCCTCATGCACGGGACCTGCCCAGAGACATCAG GAGGCCTTCTGATCTGTTTACCACGAGAGCAAGCAGCTCGGTTTTGTGCAGAGATAAAGTCCCCTAAATACGGTGAAGGTCACCAAGCATGGATTATTGGGATTGTAGAGAAGGGCAACCGCACAGCCAGGATCATAGACAAACCCCGGATCATCGAAGTCGCACCACAAGTGGCCACTCAAAATGTGAATCCCACACCTGGGGCCACCTCTTAA
- the SEPHS1 gene encoding selenide, water dikinase 1 isoform X3, protein MSTRESFNPESYELDKSFRLTRFTELKGTGCKVPQDVLQKLLEPLQENHFQEDEQFLGAVMPRLGIGMDTCVIPLRHGGLSLVQTTDYIYPIVDDPYMMGRIACANVLSDLYAMGVTECDNMLMLLGVSNKMTDRERDKVMPLIIQGFKDAAEEAGTSVTGGQTVLNPWIVLGGVATTVCQPNEFIMPDNAVPGDVLVLTKPLGTQVAVAVHQWLDIPEKWNKIKLVVTQEDVELAYQEAMMNMARLNRTATDITGFGILGHAQNLAKQQRNEVSFVIHNLPVLAKMAAVSKACGNMFGLMHGTCPETSGGLLICLPREQAARFCAEIKSPKYGEGHQAWIIGIVEKGNRTARIIDKPRIIEVAPQVATQNVNPTPGATS, encoded by the exons ATGTCTACTCGGGAGTCCTTTAACCCGGAGAGTTACGAGTTGGACAAGAGCTTCCGGCTAACCAGATTCACCGAGCTGAAGGGCACAGGCTGCAAGGTGCCCCAGGATGTCCTGCAGAAATTGCTGGAACCCTTGCAAGAGAACCACTTCCAAGAAGATGAGCAGTTTCTGGGAGCCGTTATGCCAAGGCTTG GCATTGGAATGGATACTTGCGTCATTCCTCTGAGGCACGGTGGTCTTTCCTTGGTGCAAACCACAGATTACATTTATCCTATCGTAGACGACCCCTACATGATG GGCAGAATAGCATGTGCCAACGTCCTCAGCGACCTCTATGCAATGGGGGTCACAGAATGTGACAATATGCTGATGCTCCTTGGAGTCAGTAACAAAATGACCGACAGG GAAAGGGATAAAGTGATGCCCCTGATTATACAGGGTTTTAAAGATGCAGCAGAGGAAGCAGGAACATCTGTAACAGGCGGCCAAACAGTGCTAAACCCCTGGATTGTCTTGGGAGGAGTCGCAACTACTGTCTGCCAGCCAAATGAGTTTATCAT GCCAGATAATGCAGTGCCCGGGGATGTGCTGGTGCTGACGAAACCCCTGGGGACACAGGTCGCCGTGGCCGTGCACCAGTGGCTGGATATT ccagaaaaatggaataaaattaaactaGTGGTCACCCAAGAAGATGTCGAGTTGGCATACCAAGAAGCGATGATGAACATGGCGAGACTCAACAGGACAG CCACCGACATCACCGGCTTTGGGATTCTGGGCCACGCACAGAACCTGGCCAAGCAGCAGAGGAATGAGGTGTCCTTTGTGATCCACAACCTTCCCGTGCTGGCCAAGATGGCTGCGGTGAGCAAGGCCTGTGGGAACATGTTTGGCCTCATGCACGGGACCTGCCCAGAGACATCAG GAGGCCTTCTGATCTGTTTACCACGAGAGCAAGCAGCTCGGTTTTGTGCAGAGATAAAGTCCCCTAAATACGGTGAAGGTCACCAAGCATGGATTATTGGGATTGTAGAGAAGGGCAACCGCACAGCCAGGATCATAGACAAACCCCGGATCATCGAAGTCGCACCACAAGTGGCCACTCAAAATGTGAATCCCACACCTGGGGCCACCTCTTAA
- the SEPHS1 gene encoding selenide, water dikinase 1 isoform X2 → MSTRESFNPESYELDKSFRLTRFTELKGTGCKVPQDVLQKLLEPLQENHFQEDEQFLGAVMPRLGIGMDTCVIPLRHGGLSLVQTTDYIYPIVDDPYMMGRIACANVLSDLYAMGVTECDNMLMLLGVSNKMTDRERDKVMPLIIQGFKDAAEEAGTSVTGGQTVLNPWIVLGGVATTVCQPNEFIMPDNAVPGDVLVLTKPLGTQVAVAVHQWLDIPEKWNKIKLVVTQEDVELAYQEAMMNMARLNRTAAGLMHTFNAHAATDITGFGILGHAQNLAKQQRNEVSFVIHNLPVLAKMAAVSKACGNMFGLMHGTCPETSGGLLICLPREQAARFCAEIKSPKYGEGHQAWIIGIVEKGNRTARIIDKPRIIEVAPQVATQNAPKPYV, encoded by the exons ATGTCTACTCGGGAGTCCTTTAACCCGGAGAGTTACGAGTTGGACAAGAGCTTCCGGCTAACCAGATTCACCGAGCTGAAGGGCACAGGCTGCAAGGTGCCCCAGGATGTCCTGCAGAAATTGCTGGAACCCTTGCAAGAGAACCACTTCCAAGAAGATGAGCAGTTTCTGGGAGCCGTTATGCCAAGGCTTG GCATTGGAATGGATACTTGCGTCATTCCTCTGAGGCACGGTGGTCTTTCCTTGGTGCAAACCACAGATTACATTTATCCTATCGTAGACGACCCCTACATGATG GGCAGAATAGCATGTGCCAACGTCCTCAGCGACCTCTATGCAATGGGGGTCACAGAATGTGACAATATGCTGATGCTCCTTGGAGTCAGTAACAAAATGACCGACAGG GAAAGGGATAAAGTGATGCCCCTGATTATACAGGGTTTTAAAGATGCAGCAGAGGAAGCAGGAACATCTGTAACAGGCGGCCAAACAGTGCTAAACCCCTGGATTGTCTTGGGAGGAGTCGCAACTACTGTCTGCCAGCCAAATGAGTTTATCAT GCCAGATAATGCAGTGCCCGGGGATGTGCTGGTGCTGACGAAACCCCTGGGGACACAGGTCGCCGTGGCCGTGCACCAGTGGCTGGATATT ccagaaaaatggaataaaattaaactaGTGGTCACCCAAGAAGATGTCGAGTTGGCATACCAAGAAGCGATGATGAACATGGCGAGACTCAACAGGACAG CTGCAGGACTCATGCACACGTTCAATGCCCATGCAGCCACCGACATCACCGGCTTTGGGATTCTGGGCCACGCACAGAACCTGGCCAAGCAGCAGAGGAATGAGGTGTCCTTTGTGATCCACAACCTTCCCGTGCTGGCCAAGATGGCTGCGGTGAGCAAGGCCTGTGGGAACATGTTTGGCCTCATGCACGGGACCTGCCCAGAGACATCAG GAGGCCTTCTGATCTGTTTACCACGAGAGCAAGCAGCTCGGTTTTGTGCAGAGATAAAGTCCCCTAAATACGGTGAAGGTCACCAAGCATGGATTATTGGGATTGTAGAGAAGGGCAACCGCACAGCCAGGATCATAGACAAACCCCGGATCATCGAAGTCGCACCACAAGTGGCCACTCAAAAT